The Solibacillus sp. FSL W7-1436 genome window below encodes:
- the ahpC gene encoding alkyl hydroperoxide reductase subunit C, whose amino-acid sequence MALIGKEIAPFAAKAFQKGEFIDVTSENFKGQWSVVCFYPADFTFVCPTELEDLQNEYATLKSLGVEVYSVSTDTHFTHKAWHDTSEAIGKIEYIMIGDPSHTISKAFDVLNEEDGLAERGTFIIDPDGVVQALEINAGGIGRDASILVNKIKAAQYVRNNPGEVCPAKWEEGGETLTPSLDLVGKI is encoded by the coding sequence ATGGCATTAATCGGTAAAGAAATCGCACCATTCGCTGCGAAAGCATTCCAAAAAGGTGAATTCATTGACGTAACTTCAGAAAACTTCAAAGGACAATGGTCAGTAGTATGCTTCTACCCAGCAGACTTCACATTCGTTTGCCCAACTGAGTTAGAAGACTTACAAAACGAATATGCTACTTTAAAATCTTTAGGAGTAGAAGTTTACTCAGTATCGACTGATACACACTTCACTCATAAAGCATGGCATGATACTTCTGAAGCAATCGGTAAAATTGAGTACATCATGATTGGTGACCCATCTCATACAATTTCTAAGGCATTTGATGTGTTAAATGAAGAAGATGGTTTAGCTGAGCGCGGTACATTCATCATCGATCCAGACGGCGTTGTACAAGCATTAGAAATCAATGCTGGCGGTATCGGCCGTGACGCTTCAATTTTAGTGAATAAAATTAAAGCGGCTCAATATGTACGTAACAATCCAGGTGAAGTTTGCCCGGCTAAATGGGAAGAAGGCGGAGAAACGTTAACGCCAAGCTTAGATCTAGTAGGTAAAATCTAA
- a CDS encoding MMPL family transporter, giving the protein MSKHPLEKWGSVMGGKKTRWIVLALWIMFAVLFALIFPQINSVENFVGDEIPDTYTSIQAGEIMEEEFSSDSGIPLLITWYNESGLTEEDLTNIKGLYKQLADEPLDGQETIPPFHNLPVQALMGSLSENGAALVTPVFFSTDKNSNVLKENLAIIKERTESQFGENPYDTNLEDEGLHARFSGPVGISIDATDLFKAADVQLMVATVIIILVILLVIYRSPILAIIPLIVVGVAYLVVSPLLGVMAENGWIDKDAQAVAIMIVLLFGAGTDYCLFLITRYRDKLLIEDNKFTALASAVRESTGAIVMSGLTVVIGLATLALADYGAFQRFAVPFSFGVLITGFAVVTLLPAVLGILGRAAFWPFVPRTEEAEKANAVKKNKPYKQRKPNHRYMRKVGEFVTSKPWLVIIVAGAILIGLAFASTTIKYNYDLISSFPEDMPSREGFTIIEENFTPGELAPVQLLVDGEGTDLDITEQLLKLPYVGVIKEMRKGETNSEIQLYEIDLDKNPYSNEAMEDVEQMKDDVKQILADNNMEDGQFWIGGETSSQLDTKVVQSGDEKIIQPVMIIIIFVVLLAYLRALITSIHLMVTVVISFFSALGAGWLIIHYGLGHEAMASAIPLYSFVFIIALGNDYNIFMISDIWKNRKRRIAHKEAISNGIASTGAVITSAGLILAGTFLVLATLPIQLLVQFGIVTAVGVLLDTFVVRPLLVPALITVFGKWSYWPNKKLEK; this is encoded by the coding sequence ATGTCTAAACATCCATTGGAAAAATGGGGAAGTGTAATGGGCGGTAAGAAAACACGTTGGATTGTTTTAGCTTTATGGATTATGTTTGCCGTTTTATTTGCACTTATCTTCCCGCAAATTAATAGTGTTGAAAACTTTGTGGGTGATGAAATCCCTGATACTTATACATCCATTCAGGCAGGGGAAATAATGGAGGAGGAATTTTCTTCTGATAGTGGGATCCCGTTATTAATTACTTGGTATAACGAATCAGGTCTTACAGAAGAAGATTTGACAAATATTAAAGGGTTATACAAACAACTGGCGGATGAGCCGTTAGATGGACAGGAAACAATCCCGCCATTTCATAACCTTCCCGTTCAAGCATTGATGGGATCGCTTTCCGAGAACGGTGCAGCACTTGTCACACCTGTTTTCTTTTCAACAGATAAAAATTCAAATGTTCTAAAAGAAAATTTAGCGATTATTAAAGAACGTACAGAAAGTCAATTTGGCGAAAATCCGTATGATACAAATTTAGAGGATGAGGGACTTCATGCTCGATTCTCTGGACCGGTTGGGATCTCGATTGATGCGACAGACCTTTTCAAAGCAGCTGACGTACAACTAATGGTTGCCACTGTAATTATCATTTTAGTCATCTTATTAGTAATTTACCGTTCACCAATTTTAGCGATTATCCCGTTAATTGTTGTAGGGGTAGCATATTTAGTTGTCAGTCCGTTACTGGGTGTGATGGCCGAAAACGGATGGATCGATAAAGATGCACAAGCGGTAGCGATTATGATTGTATTACTGTTTGGTGCTGGTACGGATTATTGCTTGTTTTTAATTACACGTTACCGTGATAAATTACTGATTGAAGATAATAAATTTACAGCCTTGGCATCGGCTGTTCGTGAATCGACAGGTGCCATCGTAATGAGTGGTTTAACGGTAGTAATCGGATTAGCGACATTGGCATTGGCGGATTACGGCGCATTCCAGCGTTTTGCTGTTCCGTTTAGCTTTGGTGTATTAATTACAGGTTTTGCGGTGGTTACATTGCTTCCGGCTGTTCTTGGTATTTTAGGACGCGCAGCGTTTTGGCCATTTGTTCCTCGTACGGAAGAGGCCGAAAAAGCAAATGCCGTAAAGAAAAACAAACCATATAAACAACGTAAACCTAATCACCGTTATATGCGTAAGGTCGGTGAATTTGTTACTTCGAAACCGTGGCTTGTCATTATTGTTGCGGGAGCGATATTAATTGGTTTAGCATTTGCTTCAACAACTATTAAGTACAACTATGATTTAATTTCTTCATTCCCTGAAGATATGCCTTCACGTGAAGGATTTACAATCATTGAAGAAAATTTTACACCAGGTGAATTGGCACCGGTTCAGCTGTTGGTAGACGGTGAAGGAACTGATTTGGATATTACAGAGCAACTGTTAAAACTCCCATATGTCGGTGTAATAAAAGAAATGCGTAAAGGTGAAACAAACAGCGAAATTCAACTTTATGAAATTGATTTAGATAAAAATCCATATTCGAATGAAGCGATGGAAGATGTTGAGCAAATGAAGGACGATGTTAAACAAATTCTTGCGGATAACAATATGGAAGACGGCCAATTCTGGATCGGGGGCGAAACAAGCTCTCAACTGGATACAAAAGTCGTTCAGTCAGGCGATGAAAAAATCATTCAGCCTGTCATGATTATTATTATTTTCGTTGTATTATTAGCATACTTACGGGCTTTAATCACATCGATTCACTTAATGGTTACAGTAGTGATATCTTTCTTCTCTGCTTTAGGTGCAGGCTGGCTGATCATCCATTACGGATTAGGTCATGAAGCGATGGCTAGTGCGATTCCACTGTACAGTTTCGTATTTATTATTGCATTAGGTAATGACTATAATATTTTTATGATTTCTGATATATGGAAAAACCGCAAGCGCAGAATTGCGCATAAAGAGGCCATTTCAAATGGTATTGCTTCAACAGGTGCGGTTATTACGTCTGCTGGTCTGATTTTGGCTGGTACATTCCTGGTATTAGCAACATTGCCAATCCAGCTGTTAGTACAATTCGGTATCGTAACAGCGGTAGGAGTACTGCTGGATACGTTCGTCGTACGCCCATTACTCGTACCGGCTCTTATTACGGTGTTTGGTAAATGGTCGTACTGGCCGAACAAAAAGCTCGAAAAATAG
- a CDS encoding fructose-2,6-bisphosphatase: MKKLLLIMLFALLLAACGTKETSDDVNNVPGNNSDNVTQGSPEVKPEVKEEKITLYKSDENAENTVPFEENFVSGEEELVPFIFSKVNEHDVELLDYTMENEDKNLVLNLGDDIYTIQGSAGATMFVETLARSYFENLPEVQEVTFLYKGSDEPILDHMNIGLPYKREDFDM; encoded by the coding sequence ATGAAGAAATTGTTATTGATCATGCTATTTGCGCTTTTGCTCGCAGCATGCGGGACAAAAGAGACGAGTGATGATGTAAATAATGTCCCGGGAAATAATTCAGACAATGTGACACAGGGTAGCCCTGAAGTAAAACCTGAAGTGAAAGAGGAAAAGATTACTTTATATAAATCAGATGAGAATGCGGAAAATACCGTTCCATTTGAAGAAAACTTTGTCAGCGGTGAAGAAGAACTAGTACCGTTTATTTTCTCAAAAGTGAATGAACATGATGTAGAGCTGCTGGATTATACAATGGAAAACGAAGATAAAAACTTAGTGCTAAATTTAGGTGATGATATTTATACTATTCAAGGTTCTGCAGGTGCCACTATGTTTGTTGAAACGTTAGCGCGTTCTTATTTTGAAAATTTACCTGAAGTGCAGGAAGTGACGTTTCTATACAAAGGATCGGACGAACCAATCTTGGATCATATGAATATAGGATTACCATATAAACGAGAAGATTTTGATATGTAG
- a CDS encoding ABC transporter ATP-binding protein, which produces MSTSKRLYLYALKFKKPILIGLALLTIAVATDIAGPFIAKYIIDHYMEPGNLQVEPIAILLSIFFLLSVLTAVFRYLMFIFLQRGANFVIQQLRKDVFGHIQKLPIEYFDNLPAGKVVARVTNDTEAIRNLYVTVLSQFANSFITIAGVYIALFILNWKMALFALLLIPIVYIWMILYRKFASQYNHIIRTKIADINAMINESINGMTIIQAFRREEQMKQEFDEMNDEHYKYNRKLLMLDSATSHNLVNILRLGMFAVFVFYFGTQSMTMPEAVTAGTLYAFVDYITRLFNPITNLVNQFSQLERSLVAGSRVFELLDQKGEEVSTERIDRYKGNVVFDHVSFAYKNDEYVLRDIHFEAKEGETIALVGHTGSGKSSIMNLLFRFYDPQKGRIIIDGKDITKLPRQAIREHMGIVLQDPYLFTGTIASNVSLNDKRISRETVEKALEAVGGERVLSKFEKGIDEPVIEKGSTLSSGQRQLISFARALAFDPAILILDEATSNIDSETEEIIQHAMDVLKKGRTTFIIAHRLSTIKNADKILVLDRGEIVEQGSHDELVALGGKYELMYRLQSGSLSS; this is translated from the coding sequence ATGAGTACATCAAAACGACTGTACCTGTATGCTTTAAAATTTAAAAAACCGATTTTAATCGGATTAGCTTTATTAACAATTGCGGTCGCAACAGATATTGCAGGACCGTTCATCGCTAAATACATTATCGACCATTATATGGAACCAGGTAATCTGCAAGTCGAACCGATCGCTATCCTGTTGTCGATTTTCTTCTTATTATCTGTACTGACTGCTGTATTCCGTTATTTAATGTTCATTTTTTTACAACGTGGTGCAAACTTCGTAATTCAGCAGTTAAGGAAAGATGTATTCGGTCATATTCAAAAGCTGCCAATTGAATACTTCGATAACTTGCCGGCCGGGAAAGTTGTTGCCCGTGTCACAAATGATACAGAGGCAATACGCAATCTGTATGTAACTGTACTTTCGCAATTCGCGAACAGCTTTATTACCATTGCAGGGGTATATATAGCTTTATTTATTTTAAATTGGAAAATGGCACTCTTCGCTCTATTGCTCATTCCGATTGTTTATATTTGGATGATTTTATACCGGAAATTCGCTTCACAGTACAACCATATTATTCGAACAAAAATTGCGGATATCAATGCAATGATCAATGAATCGATTAATGGGATGACGATCATTCAGGCATTCCGCCGCGAAGAACAGATGAAGCAAGAGTTCGATGAGATGAATGACGAACACTATAAATACAATCGTAAACTTTTAATGCTGGACTCCGCGACATCCCATAACCTTGTCAATATTTTACGACTTGGAATGTTTGCCGTATTTGTCTTTTACTTCGGCACTCAATCCATGACAATGCCTGAAGCGGTAACAGCAGGTACGCTATATGCGTTTGTTGATTATATTACTCGTCTGTTCAATCCGATTACGAATTTGGTCAACCAGTTCTCCCAGCTTGAACGTTCACTTGTAGCAGGTTCACGTGTGTTTGAACTGCTTGATCAAAAAGGGGAAGAAGTAAGTACAGAACGAATCGATCGTTATAAAGGAAATGTTGTGTTTGATCATGTTTCATTCGCCTATAAAAATGATGAATATGTGCTGAGGGATATTCACTTTGAAGCAAAAGAAGGCGAAACGATTGCACTTGTCGGTCATACAGGATCGGGGAAAAGTTCGATTATGAATTTACTGTTCCGTTTCTATGATCCGCAAAAAGGCCGGATTATCATTGACGGGAAAGATATTACGAAGCTTCCGCGCCAAGCGATCCGCGAGCATATGGGAATCGTTTTGCAGGATCCTTATTTGTTCACGGGAACGATCGCTTCGAACGTTAGCCTCAATGATAAGCGAATTTCAAGAGAAACTGTTGAAAAAGCGCTTGAAGCCGTCGGAGGCGAACGTGTCTTATCAAAATTCGAAAAAGGAATTGATGAGCCTGTAATCGAAAAAGGAAGTACACTTTCTTCCGGTCAGCGCCAGTTAATTTCGTTTGCGCGTGCGCTTGCATTTGATCCGGCTATTCTTATTCTGGATGAGGCGACATCGAATATCGACTCGGAAACAGAGGAAATTATTCAACATGCAATGGACGTACTGAAAAAAGGTCGTACAACGTTTATTATCGCACACCGACTTTCCACTATTAAAAATGCAGATAAAATTTTAGTATTGGACCGTGGTGAAATTGTTGAACAAGGCAGCCATGATGAACTCGTGGCACTCGGCGGTAAGTATGAACTTATGTATCGCCTGCAATCGGGTTCATTATCTTCTTAA
- a CDS encoding MerR family transcriptional regulator has translation MTKKTYSIQQVSNLTNLSKQLIRKWEDRYQIIQPGRLDNGYRIYTEDEVQTLLQLKQYVNSGMTIKQAVDHYIKNKDIPEEDPVSFFHKALIQAGTEANEHKILHLLEQAHHKFGVEKLIKDIVVPFLHEVGQLWCEKAWGEYQEAISSQTVRDFLSHLRRHFYVPDDAPLALGSCLPGERHEIPMQILLIQCMLRGYRTLMLGPSPAPTAIQSAIALKKPAIVLLTGSTEIAYNEFAQSIHTLEKLAQVHEHISFYIGGAGTEAFYEQFQLKALKLARTIDDILPPANL, from the coding sequence ATGACTAAAAAAACTTACTCGATACAACAAGTATCTAACTTAACGAATCTTTCTAAACAACTGATCCGAAAATGGGAAGATCGCTACCAGATTATTCAACCTGGCAGATTAGACAATGGCTACCGCATATATACGGAAGATGAAGTTCAAACGTTATTGCAGCTGAAACAATACGTTAATAGCGGTATGACAATCAAACAAGCGGTAGATCACTATATTAAAAATAAGGATATACCGGAAGAAGATCCTGTATCATTCTTCCACAAAGCGCTAATTCAAGCCGGCACCGAAGCGAATGAGCATAAAATTTTGCATTTGCTCGAACAGGCTCATCATAAATTTGGTGTTGAGAAACTAATTAAAGACATCGTCGTTCCCTTCCTCCATGAAGTTGGACAGCTTTGGTGCGAAAAAGCCTGGGGTGAATACCAAGAAGCAATAAGCAGTCAAACAGTGCGTGACTTTTTAAGCCACCTTCGTCGACATTTTTATGTTCCGGACGATGCACCACTCGCATTAGGAAGCTGTCTACCTGGAGAAAGACATGAAATCCCTATGCAAATTCTGCTTATCCAATGTATGTTGCGGGGTTACCGCACATTGATGCTTGGACCTTCACCCGCTCCAACAGCGATCCAATCCGCTATCGCCTTGAAGAAGCCAGCAATTGTTTTGCTGACAGGATCTACCGAGATCGCTTACAATGAATTTGCCCAATCCATTCATACACTGGAAAAATTGGCACAAGTTCATGAGCATATTTCTTTTTATATCGGTGGTGCAGGGACAGAAGCTTTTTATGAACAGTTCCAATTAAAAGCATTAAAATTAGCAAGAACAATTGATGATATTCTTCCTCCCGCTAATCTTTAG
- a CDS encoding DUF948 domain-containing protein, with protein sequence MNPWLIAALVILGIAVVLLIVCIIVVIGPIKKVVTVLMAHAEGIKKQLNPIQTETAKLSTTVNHLMADIEYKKESVQSVIQSVKNTGEVLDQVSDVSHDATVKVMKKANNDPQRQAEVERWTNTAMGIIQRKA encoded by the coding sequence ATGAATCCGTGGTTAATAGCAGCCCTCGTTATCCTGGGAATTGCTGTAGTTCTGTTAATTGTCTGTATTATTGTAGTAATCGGACCAATAAAAAAGGTCGTTACAGTACTGATGGCACATGCTGAAGGAATTAAAAAACAGCTGAATCCTATTCAAACCGAAACAGCGAAATTATCAACAACAGTCAATCATTTGATGGCAGATATCGAATATAAAAAAGAATCTGTCCAGTCCGTCATTCAATCGGTCAAAAATACAGGTGAAGTATTGGACCAAGTGAGTGATGTGTCACACGATGCGACTGTGAAGGTTATGAAGAAAGCGAACAACGATCCTCAACGACAAGCTGAGGTGGAACGTTGGACCAATACGGCGATGGGTATTATTCAGAGAAAAGCATAA
- the ahpF gene encoding alkyl hydroperoxide reductase subunit F, producing the protein MIRGIHTAAYAVLDNQIKAQLQQYLSMLEGDLLIKVSVNDDKTSQEMLNLVEELEKMSPRITVQHALLERTPSFSINKVGEGDSGITFAGLPLGHEFTSLVLALLQVSGRAPKIDAAVVKRIQAIKQPLKFETYVSLTCHNCPDVVQALNIMAVLNPNISNVMIEGGAFQAEIKDRDIMAVPTVYLNGENFGGGRMELEDILTKLGEVSDGSEFADKEVFDVLVVGGGPAGSAAAIYSARKGIRTGIVAERFGGQVNDTLSIENIIGTKATEGPAFVSSLEAHVLDYEIDVMKSQRAAKIEKKDLIEVTLENGAVLKGKTVILSTGARYRQLEVPGEEEFKNKGVAYCPHCDGPIFKGKDVAVIGGGNSGVEAAIDLAGIVNRVTLIQRNGELKADKVLQERVRSLKNVTVITNALTTEITGTDKVNGLTYKDVVTGEEKHIEVQGVFVQIGLLPNTEFLEGTVEMNAHGEIVIDKHGATNIPGVFAAGDCTDTVYKQIVISMGSGATAALGAFDYMIRNVDSREFVKA; encoded by the coding sequence ATGATAAGAGGTATTCATACAGCAGCTTATGCAGTGTTAGATAATCAGATTAAAGCGCAATTACAGCAGTATTTATCGATGCTCGAAGGTGATTTATTAATTAAAGTGAGTGTTAATGACGATAAAACATCGCAGGAAATGCTCAATTTAGTTGAAGAACTGGAAAAGATGTCGCCTCGTATTACAGTGCAACACGCATTATTAGAACGTACACCGAGTTTCAGTATTAATAAAGTAGGTGAAGGGGACTCCGGTATTACATTTGCCGGGTTACCACTAGGCCATGAATTTACATCATTAGTTTTAGCGCTATTACAAGTTTCTGGTCGTGCACCAAAAATCGATGCAGCGGTTGTAAAACGTATTCAGGCGATTAAGCAGCCATTGAAGTTTGAAACGTACGTAAGTCTTACTTGTCACAACTGTCCGGATGTTGTGCAGGCATTAAACATTATGGCGGTTTTAAATCCGAACATCTCGAACGTGATGATCGAAGGTGGGGCATTCCAGGCTGAAATTAAAGATCGAGATATTATGGCAGTGCCTACTGTATATCTAAACGGCGAAAACTTCGGTGGCGGCCGGATGGAGCTGGAAGATATTTTAACGAAGTTAGGTGAAGTATCGGACGGATCGGAATTTGCAGATAAGGAAGTTTTTGATGTATTGGTAGTAGGTGGCGGTCCGGCAGGTTCTGCGGCTGCTATTTATTCAGCGCGTAAAGGAATCCGTACAGGTATCGTAGCAGAGCGCTTCGGTGGTCAGGTTAACGATACGTTATCAATTGAAAATATTATCGGGACAAAGGCTACAGAAGGTCCTGCATTTGTCTCAAGCTTAGAAGCGCATGTATTGGACTATGAAATCGATGTGATGAAATCACAACGTGCAGCAAAAATCGAGAAGAAAGATTTAATCGAAGTGACGTTGGAAAATGGCGCGGTGTTAAAAGGGAAAACAGTTATCCTTTCCACAGGGGCCCGCTATCGTCAACTCGAGGTACCTGGTGAGGAAGAATTTAAAAATAAAGGTGTTGCGTATTGCCCGCATTGCGACGGCCCGATTTTCAAAGGGAAAGATGTTGCAGTGATCGGTGGCGGTAACTCCGGTGTAGAAGCGGCAATCGACTTAGCGGGTATTGTAAACCGTGTTACGTTAATCCAACGTAACGGTGAGTTGAAGGCGGATAAAGTGTTGCAAGAGCGCGTTCGCAGTCTGAAAAACGTAACTGTTATTACAAATGCTTTAACTACTGAAATTACAGGTACTGATAAAGTAAATGGCTTAACGTATAAAGACGTTGTGACAGGTGAAGAAAAGCATATCGAAGTACAAGGTGTATTCGTTCAAATTGGTCTATTGCCAAATACAGAGTTCCTTGAAGGGACTGTAGAAATGAATGCGCATGGTGAAATTGTTATAGATAAGCACGGTGCAACCAATATTCCGGGAGTTTTTGCTGCTGGCGATTGCACAGACACAGTGTACAAGCAAATTGTCATTTCAATGGGGTCTGGGGCAACAGCTGCTTTAGGGGCATTTGACTATATGATCCGTAATGTTGATTCACGTGAATTTGTGAAAGCATAA
- a CDS encoding ABC transporter ATP-binding protein, giving the protein MFNVFVKLKWFLKMYRKQYTIAIVLLMLASFIEVLPPWILGEAIDDMTNGDMNQTQLLKYVGFVIGAAIVSYALNFIWQYQLFGGSITLDRILRKKLMHQFLKMTPTFYEKNRTGDLMAKATNDLNAVTLTAGFGIMTLIDSTVYMALIILAMGFFISWKLTFFAMLPIPVMAIIIQYLGKIVHERYMIAQGAFGEMNDNVLESVAGTRVIRAYVQEGKDEERFSEMSENIFAKNMRVAYINGLFMPITKIGTGICYVIALGYGAVLVSNNELTVGQLVSFNVYLGLAIWPMFAIGELINVMQQGSASLDRVQDTLEYEADVQNPPSPMTHHTPNSIGFADFTFQYPLSQVKNLQQISLNLKKGHTLGIVGKTGSGKTTFIRQLLREYPLGNGQIAINDTDLAQMTKEQILDWIGYVPQDHILFSRTIRENILFGKENATNSEIEEAIRLADFEKDLSILPLGIETLVGEKGVSLSGGQKQRVSIARALIKDPEILILDDSLSAVDAKTESKIIENIQTERAGKTTIISTHRLSGIQHADEIIVLDDGCIVERGTHEELLRLGGWYKEQFDRQQLEEVEQ; this is encoded by the coding sequence ATGTTTAATGTATTTGTGAAATTAAAATGGTTTTTAAAAATGTACCGTAAGCAATATACAATTGCGATTGTACTCTTAATGCTGGCGAGCTTTATCGAAGTTTTGCCTCCATGGATTTTAGGGGAAGCCATTGATGACATGACAAATGGCGATATGAATCAGACTCAGCTGCTGAAGTATGTTGGCTTTGTTATTGGCGCTGCCATCGTGAGCTACGCTTTAAACTTCATATGGCAATATCAGTTATTTGGCGGTTCCATTACGCTTGACCGTATTTTGCGAAAAAAACTGATGCATCAATTTTTAAAAATGACTCCGACGTTTTACGAAAAAAATCGTACTGGTGACTTGATGGCCAAAGCTACAAACGATTTAAACGCAGTTACATTAACTGCAGGTTTCGGTATTATGACACTCATTGACTCGACTGTCTATATGGCACTGATCATTTTGGCAATGGGCTTTTTCATCTCCTGGAAGCTGACATTTTTTGCGATGCTCCCAATTCCAGTCATGGCTATCATCATTCAATATTTAGGTAAAATTGTTCATGAACGCTATATGATAGCACAAGGTGCATTCGGTGAGATGAATGACAATGTGCTGGAATCTGTTGCAGGAACTCGTGTCATCCGCGCATATGTTCAAGAAGGAAAAGATGAAGAACGCTTCTCGGAAATGAGCGAAAATATTTTCGCCAAAAACATGCGTGTCGCTTATATTAACGGACTTTTTATGCCAATCACGAAAATCGGAACTGGTATTTGTTATGTCATCGCATTAGGATACGGTGCTGTTCTTGTATCAAATAATGAGCTAACGGTCGGTCAGCTTGTTTCATTTAATGTTTATTTAGGTTTGGCAATTTGGCCTATGTTCGCAATTGGCGAGCTTATTAATGTCATGCAGCAAGGAAGTGCTTCGCTTGACCGTGTACAGGATACATTGGAATATGAAGCGGATGTTCAAAATCCCCCTTCACCAATGACGCATCATACACCGAATTCTATCGGGTTTGCTGATTTTACATTCCAGTACCCGTTATCTCAGGTGAAAAACTTGCAGCAAATCTCACTGAACCTCAAAAAAGGGCACACACTTGGGATTGTCGGAAAGACAGGTTCGGGAAAGACAACATTTATCCGTCAGCTGCTGCGTGAATATCCGTTGGGCAATGGGCAAATTGCCATTAATGATACGGACTTGGCACAAATGACTAAAGAACAGATTTTGGACTGGATCGGCTATGTACCACAGGATCATATACTATTTTCCCGCACAATCCGTGAAAACATTTTATTCGGGAAAGAGAATGCTACGAACAGCGAAATCGAAGAAGCAATTCGGCTGGCAGACTTTGAAAAAGATTTATCAATTTTACCGCTTGGCATTGAAACGCTTGTCGGTGAAAAAGGCGTATCTTTGTCTGGTGGCCAAAAACAGCGTGTTTCCATTGCACGTGCATTGATTAAAGATCCGGAAATTTTAATTTTGGACGATTCTTTATCTGCTGTCGATGCTAAAACAGAATCAAAAATCATTGAAAATATACAAACAGAGCGCGCTGGAAAAACGACGATCATTTCGACTCACCGCCTGTCAGGTATTCAGCATGCGGATGAAATCATCGTGCTGGATGATGGGTGTATCGTTGAACGAGGTACACATGAAGAGCTCCTACGCTTAGGTGGCTGGTACAAAGAGCAGTTTGACCGCCAGCAGCTTGAGGAGGTGGAGCAATGA